In Nicotiana tabacum cultivar K326 chromosome 17, ASM71507v2, whole genome shotgun sequence, one DNA window encodes the following:
- the LOC107823753 gene encoding uncharacterized protein LOC107823753 isoform X4, translating into MSTSCATAGTKWLNPTGNRLAVPGRSNHFKGGRWELNRRNFAINRIVVTGASVMPPSVVAESSQGLQQLPFKPEGYNYWTWRGHKIHYVEEGEGFPVVLIHGFGTSAFHWRYNIPELAKKYKVYALDLLGFGWSEKARIDYDALIWRDQVVDFLKEIVKQPTVLVGNGLGGFTTLLAAAALPAEQVKGVSLLNSAGQFGDDVTTTDKTEETALHKFIVRPVEEIFQRVVVGLAFWLTMQPAQIEAQLKSGVYRNHSNVDDYLVNSIAIPAADPNAEEVYYRLLRQLMSNPRKYTLDSALSQLSCPLLLLWGDLDPWVDHAKANRIKEFYPNTFLVNLQAGHYPHDEVPELVNKALSDWLSTLGLSEPSLETVPEI; encoded by the exons ATGTCGACTTCTTGTGCTACGGCTGGGACCAAATGGTTGAATCCGACAGGTAACAGGTTAGCTGTACCTGGAAGAAGTAATCATTTCA AAGGGGGCAGATGGGAATTAAATAGAAGGAATTTCGCTATTAATAGAATTGTTGTTACTGGTGCTTCAGTTATGCCCCCTTCTGTAGTTGCTGAATCCTCTCAAG GCTTGCAGCAATTACCATTTAAACCTGAGGGGTACAACTATTGGACATGGCGAGGCCACAAAATTCATTATGTAGAGGAAGGGGAAGGGTTTCCAGTTGTTCTGATTCACGGATTTGGTACATCCGCTTTTCATTGGAG gTATAACATACCAGAGCTGGCTAAAAAATACAAGGTGTATGCTCTGGATTTGCTCGGATTTGGCTGGAGCGAGAAGGCACGAATAGACTATGATGCCTTGATTTGGAGAGACCAGGTTGTCGACTTCTTAAAGGAGATAGTTAAACAACCCACAGTTTTAGTGGGGAACGG TCTTGGAGGATTTACTACTTTGTTAGCAGCAGCAGCACTGCCAGCTGAGCAAGTCAAGGGAGTTTCCTTATTAAATAGTGCAGGACAATTTGGGGATGAcgttactacaactgacaaaacTGAAGAGACAGCCTTACACAAGTTCATAGTAAGGCCAGTAGAGGAAATTTTTCAACGTGTTGTTGTCGGATTGGCATTCTGGCTAACCATGCAACCAGCTCAAATTGAAGCTCAGCTTAAGAGTGGT GTCTATAGAAACCATTCAAATGTGGATGATTACCTCGTCAATTCAATTGCTATTCCTGCTGCTGATCCAAATGCAGAGGAAGTTTATTACCG ACTATTAAGACAACTTATGTCCAACCCTAGAAAGTATACACTTGACAGTGCACTGAGCCAACTCTCTTgcccattgttgttgttgtggggTGACCTAGACCCTTGGGTCGATCATGCAAAGGCAAATCGAATTAAGGAGTTCTACCCAAACACATTCCTTGTAAACTTGCAGGCAGGGCATTACCCCCACGACGAAGTTCCAGAACTAGTGAATAAAGCTTTATCAGATTGGTTATCAACCTTGGGGTTGTCAGAACCTTCTCTTGAAACAGTGCCAGAAATTTAG